The Methanomassiliicoccales archaeon genome includes a region encoding these proteins:
- a CDS encoding cation:proton antiporter yields the protein MDTETTFILEMAIILVTAGAIAVLFSRLRLPVVIGYLAAGMILGPNLFEPSFISDMEIINDLANAGIVLLMFTLGLEFNLKRLKKVGLFAALAGGVEIALMISLGFGLGRMLGWSPVQSVFLGAVMSISSTAVIIKVMSDADMLKKEFAEAIVGILIIEDIAAVIILTLASPLASGDNITLGSILLQVLYIGIFMGIMLLLGLAIVPKAMDLLYTKYSAETLMVVALGLCFGMAILAKLFSLSVAIGAFLMGIIISQSKAQERLSDRIAPIKEMFMALFFVSIGVLIDPWMIMDNLFVVVIITVVFIVGKVFSVTIGTYLSNKDTRTSMMTGLGMVAMGEFSFVIAKTAFDLGAVDQVFYSSVIGAALITMLYLPISFRRAPKIISTASKVLPGSVKETMHRVDRLRIDMSVWMNAHLDRRQEVQRQIFWIIVDLAIIFLLQVFVVMFYDFVGLLGVDPEGSGAITYMVAITILIALMLPPLLNILSRVRLIGLMLIRGVMEGGHFEKGAEGRLFKVFVELIVSGIGVILFFLFIPIAPQVEGFPLLLIFGVVVGLVIAYLLWDANKSAYDRMCHILSDKLHEE from the coding sequence ATGGACACGGAAACGACCTTTATCCTGGAGATGGCCATAATCCTGGTGACCGCCGGGGCCATCGCCGTGCTGTTCTCTCGTCTCCGCCTGCCGGTGGTGATCGGTTACCTGGCTGCGGGCATGATATTGGGCCCTAACCTCTTTGAGCCTTCCTTTATCAGCGACATGGAGATCATCAACGACCTGGCCAACGCCGGCATCGTCCTGCTCATGTTCACCCTGGGCCTGGAGTTCAACCTCAAGCGCCTGAAGAAGGTGGGGCTGTTCGCCGCCCTGGCCGGCGGCGTGGAGATCGCCCTGATGATCTCGCTCGGCTTTGGTCTCGGAAGGATGCTGGGCTGGTCCCCGGTGCAGTCGGTGTTCCTGGGCGCGGTCATGAGCATCAGCTCCACCGCCGTCATCATCAAGGTGATGTCCGACGCAGACATGCTCAAGAAGGAGTTCGCCGAGGCCATCGTAGGCATACTCATCATCGAGGACATCGCCGCGGTGATCATACTGACGCTGGCGTCACCGCTGGCCTCCGGGGACAACATCACGCTCGGAAGCATACTGCTCCAGGTGCTTTACATCGGCATATTCATGGGCATCATGCTCCTGTTGGGCCTAGCCATCGTCCCCAAGGCCATGGACCTACTGTACACCAAGTATTCGGCCGAGACCTTGATGGTGGTGGCTCTGGGCCTGTGCTTTGGCATGGCCATCCTGGCCAAGTTGTTCAGCCTCTCCGTGGCCATCGGGGCATTCCTCATGGGTATAATCATCTCCCAGTCGAAGGCCCAGGAGCGGCTGTCTGATAGAATCGCCCCCATCAAGGAGATGTTCATGGCCCTCTTCTTCGTCTCCATCGGGGTGCTCATCGACCCCTGGATGATCATGGACAACCTGTTCGTCGTCGTGATCATCACCGTGGTGTTCATCGTGGGCAAGGTCTTCAGCGTGACCATCGGCACCTACCTCAGCAACAAGGACACCCGCACCTCCATGATGACCGGCCTGGGAATGGTGGCCATGGGGGAGTTCTCCTTCGTCATCGCTAAAACGGCCTTCGACCTGGGCGCGGTGGACCAGGTGTTCTATTCATCGGTCATAGGGGCGGCGCTCATCACCATGCTGTATCTTCCCATATCCTTCCGCCGGGCCCCGAAGATCATCAGCACTGCCAGTAAGGTGCTGCCGGGCTCGGTCAAGGAGACCATGCACCGGGTGGACCGGCTGCGGATCGACATGTCCGTATGGATGAACGCGCACCTCGACCGACGCCAAGAGGTGCAGCGCCAGATATTTTGGATAATCGTCGACCTGGCCATTATCTTCCTGCTACAGGTCTTCGTGGTGATGTTCTACGATTTCGTAGGGCTGTTGGGCGTGGACCCGGAGGGCAGCGGCGCCATCACCTACATGGTCGCCATAACCATTCTCATCGCCCTCATGCTGCCCCCGCTGCTTAACATATTGAGCCGGGTGCGCCTGATCGGACTGATGCTGATCCGCGGCGTCATGGAGGGTGGGCACTTCGAAAAAGGAGCCGAGGGCCGCCTGTTCAAGGTCTTCGTCGAACTCATTGTCTCCGGAATAGGGGTCATCCTCTTCTTCCTGTTCATCCCCATCGCCCCCCAGGTGGAGGGCTTCCCCTTACTGTTGATATTCGGAGTGGTGGTCGGCCTGGTCATCGCCTACCTGCTGTGGGACGCCAACAAGAGCGCCTACGACCGCATGTGCCATATATTATCGGACAAGCTGCACGAGGAGTAG
- a CDS encoding ATP-binding protein, which translates to MTEIGRVFGNRVMELRFRTAEAEDIQVGEMLVVEEADVKFLVRTMDVLFGADAEEDDWMEMEAGVALRQESGQGFDYDGVKDNLYKVGVCTPLGCLKDGSYKKAKSIPRHFSSVRRTDQRDYDFLKPMMGDVEVGKLRSGDRVMDFRVGIESHAFPHHVGIFATTGMGKSNLMKSLALSCMASRRCGFLILDPHGEYFDGGERGKKGLSHSKLAAESLDVYSSRRLDGPHSSIHISSAEIDIPDLANLYEFSGAQLECLQASQWRYGERWLEELRDKDVATIVKDLGGKFHEGSVNVIKRRLDSIFQFDLVTTDRNLSMTKAVISALQAGKTVLVDTSNMFEAEELLVSTVLARAVFENNKSMYSDKEHFEKSPPVLIALEEAQRVLSESKGTVFAQIAREGRKFKVGLCAVSQQPKLINEEIISQFNTLFILGLADKRDRDILRNSAKQDISMLDNEIQMLMPGEALIASPFTPFAIPCRVHLYEEYVEEMNGKAERSNKVKKDVDQKFF; encoded by the coding sequence ATGACAGAGATAGGCAGGGTCTTCGGCAACCGGGTCATGGAATTGAGATTCCGCACCGCTGAGGCGGAGGACATCCAGGTGGGGGAGATGCTGGTGGTCGAGGAAGCGGACGTGAAGTTCCTGGTCCGCACCATGGACGTGCTCTTCGGCGCCGATGCCGAGGAGGACGATTGGATGGAGATGGAGGCCGGAGTGGCGCTCCGGCAGGAAAGCGGTCAGGGCTTCGACTACGACGGGGTGAAGGACAATCTGTACAAGGTAGGCGTTTGCACGCCCCTGGGCTGTCTGAAGGACGGTTCCTACAAGAAGGCCAAGTCCATACCACGGCACTTCTCCAGCGTCCGCCGCACCGACCAGCGGGACTACGATTTCCTCAAACCGATGATGGGCGATGTGGAGGTCGGCAAGCTCCGTTCAGGCGATAGGGTGATGGACTTCCGGGTGGGGATCGAATCTCATGCCTTTCCCCACCACGTGGGCATCTTCGCCACCACTGGAATGGGGAAGAGCAATCTGATGAAGTCGCTAGCGCTCTCCTGCATGGCCTCCCGACGCTGCGGGTTCCTGATACTGGACCCCCACGGGGAATATTTCGACGGCGGGGAACGGGGCAAGAAGGGGTTGTCGCATTCCAAGCTGGCCGCGGAATCCCTTGACGTTTATTCGTCCCGGCGCCTGGACGGGCCGCACAGCTCCATACACATCTCCAGCGCAGAGATAGACATACCTGATCTGGCCAACCTATACGAGTTCTCCGGGGCTCAGTTGGAATGCCTGCAAGCCTCCCAGTGGCGCTACGGGGAGAGGTGGTTGGAGGAGCTGCGGGACAAGGATGTGGCGACGATCGTCAAGGACCTGGGGGGGAAGTTCCACGAGGGCAGCGTGAACGTGATCAAGCGCCGCCTAGACTCCATATTCCAGTTCGATCTGGTGACCACCGACCGGAACCTGAGCATGACCAAGGCGGTCATCTCCGCCCTGCAGGCCGGGAAGACCGTTCTGGTGGACACCTCCAACATGTTCGAGGCCGAGGAGCTGCTGGTGTCCACCGTGCTGGCGCGCGCGGTCTTCGAGAACAACAAGTCCATGTACTCGGACAAGGAGCACTTCGAAAAATCGCCCCCGGTCCTCATCGCCCTGGAGGAGGCGCAGCGGGTGCTTTCCGAATCCAAGGGCACGGTGTTCGCCCAGATCGCCCGCGAGGGGCGCAAGTTCAAGGTGGGACTGTGCGCCGTCTCCCAGCAGCCCAAGCTGATCAACGAGGAGATCATCAGCCAGTTCAACACCTTGTTCATATTGGGGCTGGCGGACAAGCGCGACCGGGACATTCTGAGGAACTCGGCCAAGCAGGACATTTCCATGCTGGACAACGAGATACAGATGCTGATGCCCGGGGAAGCGCTAATAGCCTCCCCCTTCACGCCCTTCGCCATCCCCTGCCGGGTGCACTTGTACGAGGAGTACGTCGAGGAGATGAACGGCAAGGCCGAAAGGTCGAATAAGGTAAAGAAGGATGTCGACCAGAAATTCTTTTGA
- the dph5 gene encoding diphthine synthase, translating into MGELIFVGLGLGGVEDLSARALRVLKECDQVFGEFYTSKLIDSTPDDLEKAIGKKIVRLSRREVEEEEIVVEAAKKAKVAFVTAGDTMAATTHVDLRIRAMEDGVPTKILYGMSIFTACSSALGLQPYKFGRTVTIPFSEPGYTPLSPYDNIYENWSRGLHTLVLLDIREEEGRYMTTNQAVEWLLAAEKAQGKGMVTEKQIICAAARVGSRTEKVAAGYPDKMLKEDMGPPLHVVVVPGKLHFVEAYALVKLAEAPEEISDDQNL; encoded by the coding sequence ATGGGAGAATTGATATTTGTTGGTTTAGGGCTCGGCGGAGTAGAGGATCTCAGCGCCAGGGCCTTGCGCGTCCTGAAGGAGTGCGACCAGGTGTTCGGGGAGTTCTACACTTCCAAGCTGATAGATTCCACGCCGGACGACCTGGAGAAGGCCATCGGCAAGAAGATCGTCCGCCTGTCCCGCCGCGAGGTGGAGGAAGAAGAGATCGTGGTGGAGGCGGCCAAGAAGGCCAAGGTCGCCTTTGTCACTGCCGGCGACACCATGGCCGCCACCACGCACGTGGACCTTAGGATACGGGCGATGGAGGATGGCGTGCCCACTAAAATTCTGTACGGCATGTCCATATTTACCGCCTGCTCCTCGGCGCTAGGGCTGCAGCCGTACAAGTTCGGACGAACCGTCACCATCCCCTTCTCCGAGCCGGGGTACACGCCCCTCTCCCCGTACGACAACATCTACGAGAACTGGTCCCGGGGACTGCATACCCTGGTCCTGCTGGACATCCGGGAGGAGGAGGGCCGCTACATGACCACCAACCAGGCGGTGGAGTGGCTGCTGGCGGCGGAGAAAGCCCAGGGCAAGGGAATGGTCACCGAGAAGCAGATCATCTGCGCCGCCGCCCGGGTCGGGTCACGCACGGAGAAGGTGGCCGCGGGATATCCCGACAAGATGCTGAAGGAGGACATGGGCCCTCCACTGCACGTCGTGGTCGTCCCCGGAAAACTGCATTTCGTGGAGGCCTACGCCCTGGTGAAGCTGGCCGAAGCCCCTGAAGAGATCTCGGACGATCAGAACTTGTAG